The following are encoded together in the Bacteroidales bacterium genome:
- a CDS encoding TRAP transporter large permease subunit: MELFGILVLIVSFVIFLAIGVPIAYSIGLSATLTLLVSIYPIPAATTVAQRVATGLDSFTLLAIPFFVLAGQLMNKGGIAMKLIDLAKALVGRLPGGLAFVNILSNMLFGAISGSAAASASAIGSFMTPRMIEEGYDRNYSTAVNVTSATTGLSIPPSNVLIVYSLAAGGLSIGALFIAGYIPGILTGLGIAAVAATIAYRRNYPLAEKVTFRYGVIKFLDALPSLGMIIVVIGGILAGLFTATEAAAIAVVYALALSFIYKQISVKDLPNILLRSVITSTIVLLLVGTSIGLSWVMSYQDIPQQVSEGLLALSENKFVILIIINLLLLFVGIFMDLSPAVLIFTPIFLPIVTNIGVDPIHFGIIMILNLSIGLVTPPVGTVLFIGCSISKIGIEKLIRPLLPIYAVMVLILLLVTYLPQLSLWLPGLFGF; encoded by the coding sequence ATGGAACTATTCGGAATCCTCGTTTTAATAGTCAGCTTTGTTATATTCCTCGCTATTGGAGTACCTATTGCCTATAGTATAGGATTATCGGCAACCTTAACATTACTGGTTAGTATCTATCCCATCCCGGCTGCTACTACTGTGGCTCAACGGGTAGCCACAGGGCTGGACAGCTTTACCTTGCTGGCCATACCCTTTTTTGTACTTGCCGGGCAGTTGATGAATAAGGGAGGCATAGCCATGAAGCTCATTGATCTTGCCAAGGCGCTTGTAGGAAGATTACCCGGCGGTCTTGCTTTTGTGAATATCCTCTCGAACATGCTGTTTGGTGCCATATCGGGATCGGCGGCTGCTTCGGCTTCAGCCATCGGAAGCTTTATGACCCCAAGAATGATAGAAGAAGGTTATGACAGAAACTACAGCACCGCAGTAAATGTTACCTCTGCCACTACAGGACTCAGTATACCCCCAAGTAACGTGTTGATTGTTTATTCACTGGCAGCAGGAGGACTTTCCATCGGAGCCCTTTTTATCGCAGGCTACATACCCGGAATACTGACAGGGCTGGGTATTGCAGCAGTAGCTGCTACCATTGCCTATCGCCGCAATTATCCACTGGCCGAAAAAGTAACCTTTCGATACGGGGTTATTAAATTTCTGGATGCCCTCCCCAGCCTGGGTATGATCATTGTAGTAATCGGCGGTATCTTAGCAGGATTATTCACGGCCACAGAAGCTGCAGCCATAGCTGTTGTTTACGCCCTGGCCCTTTCTTTCATATACAAACAAATCTCTGTCAAAGATCTACCCAATATCTTACTTCGGTCAGTGATCACCTCAACGATCGTTCTCCTGCTGGTAGGAACTTCCATTGGCCTTTCATGGGTAATGTCGTATCAGGATATTCCCCAGCAGGTTTCTGAAGGCTTGCTGGCCCTGAGTGAAAACAAATTTGTGATTCTCATTATTATTAACCTGTTGCTTCTTTTCGTGGGAATATTTATGGACCTTTCCCCTGCCGTTCTGATCTTTACTCCGATTTTTCTACCAATCGTAACCAACATCGGTGTGGATCCCATTCACTTTGGAATCATTATGATCCTCAATCTGAGTATTGGATTGGTTACACCACCGGTGGGAACGGTATTATTTATCGGTTGCAGTATCAGTAAGATCGGCATAGAAAAATTGATTCGTCCACTATTGCCCATATATGCTGTAATGGTTTTAATTCTCCTCTTGGTCACTTATCTACCGCAACTGAGCT